The following coding sequences are from one Streptomyces sp. NBC_01485 window:
- a CDS encoding IS5 family transposase (programmed frameshift) has protein sequence MARGDLTDEQWALIEPHLPIAAVGPIPDLRKHFNAVMWRFRTGSPWRDLPAEFGPWQSAYDRFRIWATRGVFQDLMQTVIAEAAARGQADLGLVSVDSATARAHHHAAGMALDSEQLAALELAVEAEKGARTRSKEQDGQAEDEARVERRRVRRRHRARLKAAELGRSRGGLTSKIHVAADRRCRPLAFVLTPGQAGDSPQFAPVLERVKVRGPIGRPRTRPDAVAADKAYSSRHNRRYLRRRGIRAVIPEKVDQAANRKKRGSAGGRPVSHDATLYKERNTVERCINRLRNWRGIATRYDKTPESYEAGLHLCGAMLWLRSIAPHS, from the exons ATGGCGCGAGGCGATCTCACCGATGAGCAGTGGGCCCTGATCGAGCCCCATCTCCCGATTGCCGCGGTTGGGCCCATCCCTGACCTGCGGAAACATTTCAACGCGGTGATGTGGCGGTTCCGGACCGGTAGCCCCTGGCGTGACCTGCCGGCCGAGTTCGGGCCCTGGCAGAGCGCCTACGACCGCTTCCGGATCTGGGCGACGCGGGGCGTTTTCCAGGACCTGATGCAAACAGTGATCGCCGAGGCCGCCGCCCGCGGCCAGGCCGACTTGGGCCTGGTCAGCGTGGACTCGGCGACCGCCCGGGCCCACCATCACGCCGCCGGGATGGCCCTGGACTCCGAGCAGCTGGCGGCCTTGGAACTGGCCGTCGAGGCCGAAAAGGGGGCGAGGACAAGGAGCAAAGAA CAAGACGGACAGGCCGAGGATGAGGCGCGCGTCGAGCGGCGACGGGTCCGCCGACGACACCGGGCCCGCTTGAAAGCCGCCGAGCTGGGGCGTTCCCGGGGCGGACTGACGAGCAAGATCCATGTGGCGGCTGACCGACGCTGTCGCCCGCTTGCGTTCGTCCTCACGCCCGGGCAGGCCGGCGACAGTCCGCAGTTCGCCCCGGTCCTGGAACGGGTAAAGGTGCGCGGCCCGATCGGGCGCCCGCGGACCCGGCCGGATGCGGTGGCCGCGGACAAGGCGTACTCGTCCCGACACAACCGCCGCTACCTGCGACGACGCGGGATCCGAGCCGTGATCCCGGAGAAGGTCGACCAGGCCGCGAACCGCAAGAAGCGTGGCAGCGCCGGCGGCCGGCCGGTCTCGCACGACGCGACACTCTACAAAGAGCGCAACACCGTGGAACGGTGCATCAACCGGCTGCGGAACTGGCGCGGCATCGCTACCCGGTACGACAAGACCCCGGAGAGCTACGAGGCCGGACTGCACCTGTGTGGTGCGATGCTCTGGCTCCGCAGCATCGCACCACACTCGTGA
- a CDS encoding DUF4232 domain-containing protein has translation MRSHLGTRSARLVLAATATVVLTAGLTACDPNDAAAEGSTKPSASTTGGSDGSSQEPIDSDKAKTDSHGQSCGTNDLDYTVTKTALDGILLITAKAQSGITCYLDGRTPVVLFSSAEKTMAYPPELMKTAAEDSIKLSGSTAAYVALIPNTTRAETSLEFDQMDLTLHSEDSHTAHLKLPGSYTVDKAAVTNWYTSAEAATPDAN, from the coding sequence ATGCGTTCGCACCTTGGCACCCGCTCCGCCCGCCTCGTTCTGGCCGCCACGGCCACGGTGGTCCTCACCGCCGGTCTCACCGCCTGTGACCCCAATGACGCTGCTGCCGAAGGCTCCACGAAGCCCTCGGCCTCGACCACGGGCGGCTCCGACGGTTCGTCCCAGGAGCCCATCGATTCCGACAAGGCCAAGACGGACAGCCACGGGCAGTCCTGCGGCACCAACGACCTGGACTACACGGTCACCAAGACGGCCCTCGACGGCATCCTCCTCATCACCGCCAAGGCACAGTCGGGCATCACCTGTTACCTGGACGGCCGCACCCCCGTCGTCCTCTTCAGCTCCGCCGAGAAGACCATGGCCTACCCGCCCGAGCTGATGAAGACGGCTGCCGAGGACTCCATCAAGCTTTCGGGCTCCACCGCCGCCTACGTCGCCCTCATACCCAACACCACCAGGGCCGAGACCTCGTTGGAGTTCGATCAGATGGACCTCACTCTCCACAGCGAAGACTCCCACACCGCCCACCTCAAGCTCCCGGGGTCCTACACCGTCGACAAGGCCGCCGTCACCAACTGGTACACCAGCGCTGAAGCGGCCACCCCCGACGCCAACTAA
- a CDS encoding TetR/AcrR family transcriptional regulator has translation MPEDDQVTAPLSLRQRRRAVATREILDAAERHIAEHGPAALSLRAVARGLGMTVQALYHYFPNRDALVTVLITKAYDDLADAVQACVDAAADDSALPRWLVATEGYRRWAITHPGRFQLLYGTPLRHYAAPAWGPTTHAMRRMGAIFERELFGGFTAAQLAATDIPTLTPSLTASLEQLPPNGLGVVLPPPAAALLMSAWGHMHGLVILEVFGHTSYLGAHQAEIFRMAMHNLFTDIHGRIPAAAPYSASPDLRLRP, from the coding sequence ATGCCAGAAGACGATCAGGTAACGGCTCCGCTCTCCCTACGTCAGCGGCGTCGGGCCGTCGCCACTCGGGAGATCCTGGACGCCGCCGAGCGCCACATCGCCGAACACGGACCCGCGGCTCTGTCCCTGCGCGCGGTCGCCCGCGGCCTCGGTATGACCGTGCAGGCGCTCTACCACTACTTTCCGAACCGGGACGCCCTCGTCACGGTGCTCATCACCAAGGCGTACGACGACTTGGCCGATGCGGTGCAGGCCTGTGTCGACGCAGCTGCGGACGACTCGGCCCTGCCGCGCTGGCTGGTCGCAACGGAGGGATACCGCCGATGGGCCATCACCCATCCCGGGCGATTCCAGCTTCTCTACGGAACACCGCTGCGGCACTACGCAGCACCCGCCTGGGGCCCCACCACACACGCAATGCGCCGGATGGGCGCCATCTTCGAACGCGAACTGTTCGGCGGATTCACCGCGGCCCAACTCGCCGCGACCGACATCCCCACCCTCACGCCTTCACTTACGGCGAGCCTGGAACAGCTGCCACCGAACGGCCTGGGCGTTGTTCTGCCGCCCCCCGCGGCCGCTCTCCTCATGAGCGCCTGGGGGCACATGCACGGCCTCGTCATCCTGGAGGTGTTCGGGCACACCTCTTACCTCGGTGCCCACCAGGCCGAGATATTCCGCATGGCAATGCACAACCTGTTCACGGACATCCACGGCCGGATCCCCGCCGCCGCACCATATTCGGCGTCGCCAGATCTCCGACTGCGACCGTGA